From the Salvelinus fontinalis isolate EN_2023a chromosome 21, ASM2944872v1, whole genome shotgun sequence genome, the window actacattcaatcataggacctactaaaGAGGCGAGTCTTCAATAAACACTTAAAGGttgagtctgtgtctctcacatgggtaggcagaccattccataaaaatggagctctataggagaaagccctgcctccagctgtttgcttagaaattctagggacaattaggggacctgcgtcttgtgaccgtagcgtgcgtacgtgtaggtatgtacggcaggaccaaatcggaaagatggtttgtcctctgacaaatcaactgtaaatttcggtgttcctcaaggaacactaatgttttcactatatattttacctcttggggatgcaattcgaaaacataatgttaactttcactgctatgcggatgacacacagctgtacatttcaatcaaacatggtgaagccccaaaattgccctcactggaggcctgtgtttcagacataaggaagtagatggctgcaaactttctacttttaaactcggacaaaacagagatgcttgttctaggtcccaagaaacaaagagatcttctgttgaatcttaCAATTAATCTTGacggttgtacagtcgtctcaaataaaactgtgaaggaccttggcgttactctggaccctgatctctcttttgacgaacatatcaagactgtttcaaggacagcttttttccatctacgtaacattgcaaaaatctgaaattttctgtccaaaaattatgctgaaaaatgtatccatgcttttgtcacttctaggttagactactgcaatgctctactttccggctacccggataaagtagtaaataaacttcagttagtgctaaatacggctgctagaatcctgactagaaccccaaaatttgatcatattactccagtgctagccacCCTAcaatggcttcctgttaaggcaagggctgatttcaaggttttactgctaacctacaaagcattacatgggctatCTTGgttcttggtcttttaccaaataggtatatcttctgtataccacccctaccttgtcacaacacaactgattggctgaaacgcattaagaaggaaagaaattccacaaattaacttttaacaaggcacacctgttaattgaactgTATTCCAAGTGACTGCCTCATGAacctggttaagagaatgccaagagtgtgcaaagctgtcatcaaggcaaagggtgactactttgaagaatttcaaatataaaatatattttgatttgtagaacacttttttggttactactgtacatgattcaatatgtgttctttcgtagttttgatgttttcactattattctacaatgtagaacaatgtaaaaaataaagaaaacctcttgaatgagtaggtgtgtccaaacttttgactggtactgtatatatatatatatatatatatatatatatatatatatatatatatacagtatatatatatatatatatatatatatatatatatatatatatatacagtatatatatatatatatatatatatatatatatatatatatatatactgtatatatatatatatatatatatactgtatatatatactgtatatatactctgGACATCCTAATATTtccatataaatatatatatatgtgatggGATACATAGAAAATGTGGACAGTATATGGGTAGAATAtttagtatatctgaagaatagtatattagttaaataggatggccttgactagaatacattaCATACATATGAAGTGTGTAAAACagtatgttaacattattaaagtgaccagtgttccatgaccATGTACTGCACATCGGGgcaggtagccggctagtgacagtaaCTAAAGTTCAGTGCAGAGTACTGGGTGTAGGCCGgttagtggtgactatttaacagtctgatggccttgagatagaagctgttttccagtctcttggtcccagctttgatgcacctgtactgacctcgccttctggatggtgacAGGCCTTGGCTTggctggctgaggtccttgaggATCTtcctggccttcctgtgacaccgggtgctgtagatgtcctgaagAGCAGGCAGGGTGGGCCCCAGTGATGAGTTGGCCAGACCACAcaatcctctggagagccctggggTTGTGgacatttcagattgtcagtgatgtgtacgcagaggaacttgaagcttttcaccttctccactgcagcccccTCGATGGGGATGGgggcatgctccctctgctgtctcctgaagtccacaatcagctcctttgttttgttgatgtcgagggagaggttattttcctggcaccactccgtcaGGGCCCTCatctccctgtaggctgacttatcattgttggtaatcaggcctacagtaccactgttgtgtcatcccAGTACAACCACTGTTTGATCTTCACAGGACAACTGTAGTCCTCCACAATATGTTTTTAAATGtgacctttatttatctaggcaagtcagttaagaacaaattcttatttacaatgacagcctaccggggaacaatgggttaactgccttgttcaggggcagaacgacagatttttacattgtcaacattgggattcgatccaacaacctttcagttactggcccaatgctccactaggctacctgccacccctgaaTCATAGTTATAGTAAGTACAGTTGGAAAATACTTATTTGGGATGTTTGAAATTCAATTCATGTAGAAATGCAGCAAGGTTTCAAACCAATCCTACCATccacttaacctctcttgggtacgtgagacgttagcgtcccacctcttcaacagccagtgaaactgctgggcgccaaattcaaatacagaaatactcataaaaattcagaaaacaaaacatattttacataggtttaaagattaacttcttgtgaatccaaccacggtgtcagattttaaaaaatgctttacggcgaaagcataccttacgattatttgagaacatagcccactagacaaatcattacaaacagtaaccagccaagtagaacagttacacaagtcagaaatagagataaaattaatcccttacctttgatgatcttcatatggttgcactcagcagacattcatttactcaataaatgttccttttgttcgataaagtttctttatatccaaaaacctccgttttgtttgcgcattttcttcagtaatccacaggctcaaacgcagtcaaaacaggaagacaaaaaaatccaaattatatccttaaagttcatagaaacgatgtttatattcaatcctcaggttgtttttagcctaaataatagatcatatttcaaccggacaataacgttgtcaatttaaaaggtaaacaagaaacgcactctctcggtctcgcgcatgaaaaagctctctgacactttagggtccactcattcagactgctcttacctaagtcaatggatactgtaatggcattgaatagaaaactacaaaaccccccaaaaaacgacttcctgaatggatttttctcaggtttttgcctgccgaatcagttctgttatactcacagacactattttaacagttttggaaaccttggagtgttttctatccaaatctaccagttatatgcatatcatatcttctggacccgagaagcaggcagtttaatttgggcatgcatttcatccaaaattccgaatgctgccccctaccctagagaaatTCTTAACTCTGGGACCAGTTCAGGTTAAAATACTGATTCTGCATTAAACTGACTGAGGCCAAACTTTAGGGCTAAATCAATGCCCGCTGCTACCAATCGAAAATATGAGCCACATTGAGAATAGAGAGAAATACAATATCACCACATACAAAATTAATGGAACTCTAGGCATGAAGCCAAACTGTGTATCATATATCACAAAAAAGGGCAGAGAGATTGACAAATCACAAAGAGAGATAAAGACTGAGGATGCtgcagtgaaagagagagagagagagagagaataagaaagaGCAAGAAAGAGAAAGTAGGTGAATATAGTAGGACAGAATAATTGTGCAGTTGaaagagaggggagtgagagaggagaggagggtggtgtgGAGGGGATGGGGGGGTCCTGGGTGAGCACGACTGTACTGATGAGTCAGCTTGCGGCAGTACCCCACACCTACACTAAACATTGTCATTGCATTGTCAGCaaaatacatacaaacacactcaAATTCATACACTCATCTCAATAAGTACAGCCAAAATACACAGTATACTGCATCCAAACACAGACTCATACCAGCCTGCTCTTTGACCAGATCCGCATACTGTAAACTACTGGTCACTCTGCTATCCAGTCTGTCAGTCAACCGTCTTGGACAGTATCAAAGgtgtcccctcccccctcccctcccttccacctcaggaggaagaggaggaggaataggaggaaGTGTGTGTCAGCAGTCAAGCAGGCAGGGGGGCATGCAGGCAGCAGTTTTTTTGACCAGTCATGGTTCCCTCTTCACGCTTCAGCTGAAAGATGAAACTGTTTTTCTTGTTAGGGAATTAACATGAAGTTTAACTTCAAAGCCCTCTATGTCCCTTCCAGCAAAAGTGATCATGAAAATCTATTTGAATGAATATAACCCATTCCGTATAATAATCAAACCAATACATTATCATTACAAAAATAGAAACACATCttcacagacataatttaaacACATTAGCATTACAGCACCtgataggggagagtggggtatgttgagccattttttacatttagTATCTAGTATTCTTTTTAACAAAATATTTCTACATACAGTGCGTATCATAAGTATTCAGTCCTATTGGATTTCtttacattttattgtgttacaaagtggattCAATTTAATTTTTTTCCAACAATCtaaacaaaatactctgtaatgtcaaagtagaagaaAAATTCCAATATTATTTTAAGATAATATTAAAATAAGACACTAATAAACcatgattagataagtattcaccgcTCTGTCAATACATGGCAGGaacacttttggcagtgattacagcagggagtcttcttgggtaagtctctaagagctttgcacacctggattgttcaatatttgcccattattcttttcaaaattcttcaagctctgtcaaggtgttggggatcatggctagacagcaatttttaagtcttaccatagattttctagcagatttaagtcaaaactgtaacttgaccactcaggaacatttactgTCTTCTTGTTAAGTaattccagtgtagatttggccttgtgtttcaggttattgtccgGCTGAAAGGTGGatttctctcccagtgtctggtgtaaagcagactaaGTCAGGTTTTCCTCATGGATTTTGCTCCATTCTTTTAATTTTTATACAGAAGAACGACTCAGTCATTGCTGATGTCAAGCATACACATACCATGATacagccaccacaatgcttgaaaataagaGTCAGTtattcagtgatgtgttgtgttggatttgccccccaAATAAAGTTTTGCATTTATTCTGTGTATTTTTAaaattcttttcactttgtcatttaggtcattattgcggagttactacaatgttgttgatccatcctcagttttccatCCTcagtagctgttttaaaatcaccaatgtcCTCATGGTGACATCTCTGAGCAGTTTcttcctgcagctcagttcagaaggaccaGAAggacttattatgtgatttgtaaaGTCAAAATGTACTCCTAAACAAATGTAGGCTTGTCTGAACAAAGGGAGTGAATACTTATCCAACGACtatatttttattaatttgtaaagatgtcaaattgtatttttactttgacattatgtaGTATTTTATGTAGATAAATGACAAAAAACTCataataaaatatttttaaatcccactttgtaacgcaaTAAaatggggttgaatacttatgagACCCActgtatatttcaggatgttgtgtatccttGGAAATAATCAGTTTAGCAAGCTCAGACTCCATGAGATAATCAAATccatgactgatctacaaataataatgagtagttatttacgatgcaaggtgatttgtagatcagtcggCTGCAATGTCGAACAAGCCCTGTGTGCCTGTGCTACTCTATCAAAGGCTTTCTTCCACAcaagtaaatgttttattttttgttaATGTACCTCTTCAGTGTCATTCGGTCAATTTTTTCATCCCTTGCTGCTGCTCGAAAGGGCTCTAACTTCATTGGCTGTTCTTTCAAGAACTTTAAGTGGGGGCTAGACCCCTGCTTCTTTTACATTTGTATACACGGGGCATGATGATGTCTGCTCTGTACAAATAAAATGTGCATGACAAATTGCAAAAATGCTTTGCATAAAACTGACAAAATGTGATCATCATTTGTATAGGGTATGTGGAGCCATTGGCTCAATTTTCCACTGGCCAAATGGCACAACTTACCCCAAAGCAAACATTTCTGCTATGTTAGCTCACACAGCTACAAtaatgcactttcatgctaggttcaagatctcatattgaagcttatagagacccaaCTGATGTATAAAACAGTCTTAGAACAATCTACTTTGggttagatacaagcatcatgaaacataTAACGCAATACATTTATTTGACTTTGTGAAAATCCGTTTTTTGTagctaacttgcttaccacttcttacatgtggtttcttccttcacagactccatgaaattatgacctcttcctaaatatttggtcacattattcattttgtgtatggtttcctagaaacaaagGGTGGCTCAGCTAACCCTTTAGCAtgacttaccccactctcccctacagaaGAAGTATCCACAGGCACCAAAAAGTAGCTTACCAGCTATGACGTATAAGTAAATAAGCACTCTGAGATTCATCGCATATTTGACCATgtatttgaccaaatacaatcctactgtgtgttctgtgtttgtcatTGCAGGTTTTCAGAGGTCATGGGTGTATTTCTCCTATTGGCCAGCAGGGGAGGTGCTGTGTCACTGTATGATTACAAGTTGTGTATAATAGGAACACAAAAGCTGCTGTAGAATCAGGACAGCCCATTCTCTTCCCCTGCAGAGAGGACTGCAGGACCTACATTCAAATGAGTACAAACTCAAGTCATCTCATGCGACTATTCATTTTTTCTATCGGTGCAGGTACAGTGCAGATAATATACTGTACTTCACTAGCCAGAGGCTTTAGCTATCTGACTCTACTTTTCTGTAGATTAACTTGTGAATATTAGTAGTCAAGGTTACTGTGTATGACAGAAACACTGTAGAGCAACTAAAAACATGTTAACCTCTGTTCTACCcgcaaaaacacaaacatctcTCTTTcatctgccccctctctctttccctctccatctctcgccatctctatatctccttccttccctccccctctctctccttccttcttttctttctctcactctccctctctctccgttgCAGTGTTAGTCTTTCGATCCCGCGTAGTCAGAGTTTGGGAAACTGCTTGCGTCAGAGCTCTCCCTTTTGCTATAAAAGCTGGAGCCACTGCAGCAGCATCAGTCTGGGTTCTTCACCGGAGCCCTACAGACATATTCACACAGAGCCAGACAAAGCAGCCTGTCCTCCCAGCACAGCCATGAGTACCCTCGGCTTTGACCCgtactactcctcctcctcctaccgccGCTGGTATGTGGAGGGAGCCCCCCGAGGGGTGGTGACCAGGGGGAGGTCACGCTCGGCCTACTCAATCCacacctctcccctgtcctctgtgAGCTCCCGTTTGCAGTACTCCTCTCCTGGACGGGCTCTGCATTCATCCCCGGCTTCCTCCTCCTCCGTGGAACTGGAGCTGAGCCAGGCGGCCCAGGTGAGCTCTGAGTTCCGCACGGTAAGGACCCAGGAGAGGGCTCAGATGCAGGAGCTCAATGACCGCTTCGCCGGCTTCATCGACCGAGTGCGGGAGCTAGAGCAGCAGAACCGTGCGCTAGAGGCTGAGCTGATGCTGCTGAGGCAGAGGCATGGGGAGCCTTCCCGTCTGAGGGCCCTGTATGAGCAGGAGGCGCGGGCTCTGAGGGCTGCCGTGGAGGAGGCGCGTGGGGAGCAGCAGGCCGCCCTGGGGCAGAGGGAACGTCTGGGGCAAGCCCTGAGTGCCCTGCAGGCCCGCTacgaggaggaggtggtggcccGCGAGGACGCGGAGGGAAGGCTGCTGGATGCGCGGCGTGGTGCCGACCAGGCCACCCTGGCCAGGACCGAGCTGGAGAAGAGGGTGGAGACCCTGCTGGACGAGCTGGCTTTCCTCAAGAGGCTCCACGAGGGGGAGGTGGTGGAGCTCCAGGCCCAGGCCCAGCTGGGGGCCCAGGTGGCTGTGGAGATGGAGGCAACCACGCCGGACCTGTCCGGGGCTCTGAGGGACATCCGAGCCCAGTACGAGAGGCTGGCAGCCAAGAACATGCAGTCTGCTGAGGAGTGGTTCCGTGGGAAGGTGGGCTCCCTGACGGAGAGCGTGGCCCAGCACAGCGATGCAGTGAGGAGCTCCAGGGACGAGGCTGGGGAGTACCGCCGGCAGCTCCAGTCCCGCCTGCTGGAGATCGATGCCTGCAGGGGTCTCAATGAGTCTCTGGAGAAACAGTTGCATGACATGGAGGACAAGCAGAGTGCTGAGATCAATGGCATGCAGGTCAGTAGTGGTACTGCAGGACGGATTTATACTGGTACTGTGGGAGTGGTACTGCAGGACGAATTTATATCTATATTCAAGCAAATACCTCAGAAGGAATGCAATCTAATAGTGAATGTGTTTCTTAATTGCATGTTTAGAAACTGTTTATCAATAGATAAATTACTTCATCAGAATACAAGACACCAATAATGTTTTGAATAATTTGTGCAAAGTGGAACTGATTTAGTAatgtagaaggggaaaaaatatTATATTGCATCAAATGTGCATTTTAatagtcacactcaaaatttTGGGCAGTTTACCTGAACTTGTAACCTGCTGTAAGAACTATGTAAGAATTATCCACCACATTACCTCTAAACTTTTCCTGTAGGATACTATTGGCCAGCTGGAGAATGAGCTGGGAGCCACAAAGCAGGAGATGGCTCGCTACCTGAAGGATTACCAGGACCTGCTGAATGTTAAGATGGCCCTTGACATTGAGATCGCTGCCTACAGGTAGGATGCTATGAGGAGCATTGACCAGAGGTTCAACTTAAATAAATATAACGTAATAATACTAATGCAAGTCCAGGTCAAGGAAAACCTTTTGTCCTTTAACTCAGAAAGTATATATGCCCCATGATACTTTACTTCTCCAGGAAGCTGCTGGAGGGGGAGGAGTCTCGTTTCAGTGTGGGCGTGTCCGGGGGTATGTCCAGTGTCTACGGCCACACCCTGTCGGCCACACCCTCCTTTGGCCGCTCTATGTTCTCCATGCAGGCCAGCCTAAGCTCTGGCGCCCCCTACCTGACGACTTCACGCTTCCTCAGCTCCTCATTCACCTCTGGAGATGACGTCATCTCTGCCAGCCTGGCCCAGCAGGACTCTGCCAGCCTAccacaggaggagaaggaggaggaggaagaggaggaggaagagaaggaagaggagaaggaggaagagggtggagaggagaaggaggaaaagggagaggagaaggaggaagatggaGATGAGGGAGGCGAGGTGGAGAAGGAAGATGGGGAGGATGCTAAGGACGGAGAAGAAGGTTAGTATTAGTATTATCCCTCAAAGAATATTTTCTATTGTTGTCGTGCATTGCTTAGATGTTAACATTTTTACAATGCAGTCTACTGACACAATTATTCCACTATTCACAATTATAAAATGTTTTGGTCATAGCTGGGGATGAGGTGGAAGAGAAGGAAGAAACTGCAAAGGAGGACGGAGAGAAAAAGGAAGATAAGGACAAGGGTGGGGAGCAGGAGGGAAAGGAAggcgaggaagaggaggtgggaaagaaagaggggggagatgaTAAAGAAGGGGGTGATAAAGAGGAAGAGGATCAAGCTGAAGCTAAAAGTGAGGAGAAAAAAGATGACAAAGCAGACACCAAAGAAGAGAAAGATGAACCAGAG encodes:
- the LOC129818393 gene encoding neurofilament light polypeptide-like, which gives rise to MSTLGFDPYYSSSSYRRWYVEGAPRGVVTRGRSRSAYSIHTSPLSSVSSRLQYSSPGRALHSSPASSSSVELELSQAAQVSSEFRTVRTQERAQMQELNDRFAGFIDRVRELEQQNRALEAELMLLRQRHGEPSRLRALYEQEARALRAAVEEARGEQQAALGQRERLGQALSALQARYEEEVVAREDAEGRLLDARRGADQATLARTELEKRVETLLDELAFLKRLHEGEVVELQAQAQLGAQVAVEMEATTPDLSGALRDIRAQYERLAAKNMQSAEEWFRGKVGSLTESVAQHSDAVRSSRDEAGEYRRQLQSRLLEIDACRGLNESLEKQLHDMEDKQSAEINGMQDTIGQLENELGATKQEMARYLKDYQDLLNVKMALDIEIAAYRKLLEGEESRFSVGVSGGMSSVYGHTLSATPSFGRSMFSMQASLSSGAPYLTTSRFLSSSFTSGDDVISASLAQQDSASLPQEEKEEEEEEEEEKEEEKEEEGGEEKEEKGEEKEEDGDEGGEVEKEDGEDAKDGEEAGDEVEEKEETAKEDGEKKEDKDKGGEQEGKEGEEEEVGKKEGGDDKEGGDKEEEDQAEAKSEEKKDDKADTKEEKDEPEISKTVGKSEQPAEEKKDQSEKPKAKK